The proteins below are encoded in one region of Corvus hawaiiensis isolate bCorHaw1 chromosome 3, bCorHaw1.pri.cur, whole genome shotgun sequence:
- the AKAP12 gene encoding A-kinase anchor protein 12 isoform X1 translates to MGAGSSAEPAAPQDGAGAAAEPPRTPPEPLPAEDAAEPQPPAEPAKVLNASLPVPDVSEDNLKHDASPQEPLQLEAVTASTELDGQQPEVASPLQEPPREQTESPGTNVGQTEHSSVTLKEDSETMETVPSDSSTKDGVDAEKEDAHSIKQLPALEEAADDQVSEPQSYDLGFKKVFRFVGFRFTVKKEKTGKSEPVQLLTVKKETQAPEGADDQKEVVSEETAVPEDVLSAEDNTKDTLKNEKTEDESPKIPEANEICSQPAALATETASPLRKLFTQGWTGFRKKKSFRKPKEDEQQSPVKEEEQEKEGTTLTTETSEKEEKPESEKQDEVRTVTAVTTEAQEKEQTEGEMQESEKTVAAIGVEGSEKEEVVKHDEQGQKEDLAAVAVKESAEGKKDEDDQERKLVEVSEDLGKEEEKTEEGEKENEVTEKPLKTKSVVPLVTDSVNGELKTSSEVLPVGEKLESMEKCEIDDRTEIASEETLETGSLAMEVSSEQLKKWEGREGNKPALLGKEALDEKTEEAELKMSPTAEDIAQGEALDRTTEKKESKEHETKSTLSAPELKSFSTSEHSVDTEDHQQSVKPTDEGLQGIPGTDTIDADKPDETTMEITSEEAAEKRPPEGITNEAELLSSQEKTKLQGSPLKKLFTGTGLKKLSGKKQKGKREESKSGEQGEPIQHLSDSPDSPEEQKGESSASSPEEMNEIPSLEKPADGMQVTENEDATIPDVERKRETVTPWASFKKMVTPKKRVRRPSESDKEEEIDKTKSVAVSATENVVDENQEEIKENGIDQKPEKITEEPKRKVDTSVSWEAFICVGSSKKRARKSSSSDEESQKVEESGQSKETATDAVLTSSQESDQGQGNSSPEQAGSPSESEGISTWESFKRLVTPRRRSKTRMEEKTEDSVVGSSLEHSTSDGEPGKDESWVPFRKLMPGRRKKKSDGKPEPAHLKQAREDMTETAEEDSDIPAVVPLSEYEAAEQEKMEAQRVKDAEAMREGTSEEERAEKLEETLRMEQGSGGLVHAVAVSVVEEERAVSSIEERSPSWISAALTECIEQAREEEEKETRKTAELGVTVEDAVVAAKTVPETRKDVSDDTTASELELTSEAVTALETAEASCAEETMEVSLAEETTEMVSAVSQLLETPDTTEEATPVQEVEATEQNLKDLDKQTQKVLHEVAERVKSDVAQLVSERAVTETIITTVQGLESEVKGDAKDGNIVGQETVLLEQSLEKEHKEDGPQPQQSAGTIQGQNRVEESVLPEGSEKSEIPSPMEESTEGRENVEVLRDESQCQAYEKAVVEDHKEINEVPRTIEEPLSHDKEFHSIKAITPKEELFAKQEPSEQEKLPITELTLDETRDKCAPEVKPAVQDKTEDEISSLGLTAEEAVQLEGEGRMLTVGQECAEAVVTVVPAKNEKQDGVPDSEEPVCTEGVPSRTPALREEDAVLNGVKSTEVTVPEVPLQSKGKTSALPSKTVGSEAAVDSVPILEPQCTETRSKSDEIKGGKVEGAVLKSEMWLESTSTFAEAPVQIEADGTSDLASACPEIVENGSAVIADTYPKKYETLSNLAGKETVGKQQELVETLNCQGFQKEDKKNEQLMEGAKEVFEDGKREAVRHDECSTAVQQEEGSDSASPQAESSGALKTPVAPAAAAGGEHVMAETATPADMTAKTVQPLATTPEQMASEEVPVSTLDCSGYETAELGSVEAPKPRVTCASMNGVSEEGEMPQSTGQAEHNGIPSSHSLSPSHPEFQKHVVQSVIIESQSTKVVLNAIQSAVHKLAETEELAALESEQSINSIGKSPSDTIVPELLGSMQVDQQLPVKEEEIRSKEQELKQPELVKTATLTESAEIHAAVEKTKDMPLTSEMLQDGQSQNSSTVVTSPEDISRGSVRLQKPALEQSISEDSTKDTLEIHAPKLREKEVGYITEISDQHTGPQMCRESEEQPYHPPVEDGKTQMWEDDSCQEGTSCDRQSQNSVALTP, encoded by the exons ATGGGCGCCGGCAGCTCCGCCGAGCCGGCCGCCCCGCAGgacggggccggggccgccgccgagCCCCCTCGCACCCCTCCGGAGCCGCTGCCGGCAGAAGACgcggcagagccccagccaccAGCGGAGCCCGCCAAG GTTTTAAATGCAAGTTTACCAGTACCTGATGTTAGTGAAGACAATTTGAAGCATGATGCCTCACCACAGGAGCCACTGCAGCTGGAAGCTGTTACAGCATCTACGGAACTGGatgggcagcagccagaggtGGCTTCACCCCTCCAAGAACCACCCAGAGAGCAAACAGAGTCACCTGGAACAAATG TTGGACAAACAGAACATTCCAGTGTAACTTTGAAGGAAGACTCTGAAACTATGGAGACAGTTCCATCTGACTCAAGCACCAAGGATGGTGTAGATGCTGAGAAAGAGGATGCTCATTCAATTAAGCAGTTGCCGGCTTTGGAAGAAGCTGCAGACGACCAGGTGTCAGAGCCACAGTCTTATGATTTAGgttttaaaaaggtttttagATTTGTTGGGTTCAGGTTCActgtgaagaaggaaaagacaggaaaatcgGAACCAGTTCAGCTGCTTACtgtaaaaaaggaaacacaggcCCCTGAAGGAGCTGATGATCAAAAAGAAGTCGTCTCAGAAGAAACAGCAGTGCCTGAGGATGTACTCTCTGCAGAAGACAATACCAAAGatacactgaaaaatgaaaaaacagaagatGAATCTCCTAAAATACCAGAAGCAAATGAGATTTGTTCTCAGCCAGCTGCCTTAGCCACTGAAACTGCATCGCCATTAAGAAAACTTTTTACTCAAGGATGGACTGGatttagaaaaaagaagagttttaGGAAGCCTAAAGAAGATGAACAACAGTCTCCTGTGAAAGAAGAGGAGCAAGAAAAAGAGGGGACAACATTAACAACTGAAACCAgtgaaaaggaggagaaaccTGAGTCTGAGAAGCAAGATGAAGTGAGGACTGTGACAGCAGTAACTACTGAAGCACAGGAGAAGGAGCAAACTGAAGGTGAAATGCAGGAGTCAGAAAAGACTGTGGCAGCCATAGGAGTAGAAGGAAGTGAAAAGGAAGAGGTGGTCAAGCATGATGAGCAGGGACAAAAAGAGGACCTAGCAGCAGTGGCTGTAAAAGAaagtgcagagggaaaaaaagatgaagatgatcaagaaagaaaactggTGGAAGTCTCAGAAGATCTTggtaaagaggaagaaaaaactgaagaaggagagaaagaaaatgaggtgACAGAGAAACCACTAAAAACAAAGTCAGTGGTACCTCTTGTCACTGACAGTGTGAATGGAGAATTGAAAACATCCTCAGAAGTCCTGCCTGTGGGAGAAAAACTGGAGTCCATGGAAAAGTGTGAAATAGATGACAGAACTGAAATAGCCTCTGAAGAGACACTTGAAACAGGATCTCTGGCAATGGAAGTTTCTAGTGAACAGCTTAAAAaatgggaaggaagagaaggcaATAAACCCGCTCTACTCGGGAAAGAGGCATTGGATGAAAAAACAGAGGAAGCAGAATTGAAAATGTCACCCACAGCAGAAGATATTGCACAGGGAGAAGCTCTGGATAGAaccacagagaagaaagaaagcaaagaacatGAAACAAAGTCAACTCTGAGTGCTCCTGAATTGAAGTCCTTTTCTACTTCTGAACATTCAGTTGACACAGAGGATCATCAACAGTCAGTTAAACCCACTGATGAAGGACTACAGGGAATACCTGGCACCGATACAATTGATGCTGACAAACCAGATGAAACAACCATGGAAATAACTTCTGAAGAGGCAGCTGAAAAGAGGCCTCCAGAAGGTATCACAAATGAAGCGGAACTCCTGTCTTCTCAAGAAAAGACTAAACTACAAGGCAGCCCTTTAAAGAAACTCTTTACAGGTACTGGGTTGAAGAAACTGTctggaaagaagcagaaaggtAAAAGAGAAGAATCTAAGTCAGGGGAACAGGGTGAACCAATTCAGCACTTATCAGATTCCCCAGACAGCCCAGAGGAACAAAAGGGGGAGAGTTCTGCTTCTTCTCCTGAGGAGATGAATGAAATTCCCTCTTTAGAAAAACCTGCAGATGGAATGCAGGtcactgaaaatgaagatgCCACAATTCCAGATGTGGAGCGAAAAAGAGAAACTGTTACACCTTGGGCATCATTTAAAAAGATGGTGACTCCCAAGAAACGTGTCAGGCGGCCTTCTGAAAGCgataaagaagaagaaattgatAAGACAAAGagtgttgcagtatctgcaaCTGAAAATGTTGTTGATGaaaatcaggaagaaataaaagaaaatgggatTGACCAGAAGCCAGAGAAAATTACGGAAGAGCCTAAAAGAAAGGTTGACACCTCTGTGTCCTGGGAAGCTTTTATATGTGTAGGCTCTTCAAAAAAGAGAGCCAGGAAGTCATCATCATCTGATGAGGAAAGCCAAAAAGTAGAAGAGTCTGGACAGAGCAAAGAGACAGCAACAGATGCAGTTCTTACCAGCTCTCAAGAGAGTGATCAAGGACAGGGGAATTCTTCCCCAGAACAAGCTGGAAGCCCATCCGAAAGTGAAGGTATTTCAACATGGGAATCATTTAAAAGGTTAGTTACTCCAAGACGGAGATCTAAAACCAGAATGGAAGAGAAGACCGAAGACTCTGTTGTGGGATCTAGCCTGGAGCATTCAACATCGGATGGTGAGCCTGGAAAAGATGAATCGTGGGTTCCATTTAGAAAACTGATGCCTGGACGCAGGAAGAAAAAGTCAGATGGAAAGCCAGAACCAGCTCATCTTAAACAAGCAAGAGAAGACATGACAGAAACAGCTGAAGAAGATTCTGATATTCCAGCTGTTGTTCCTTTATCTGAATATGAAGCAGCAGAACAGGAGAAAATGGAAGCCCAACGTGTGAAGGATGCTGAAGCGATGAGAGAAGGCACCTcagaggaagagagagcagaaaagtTAGAGGAGACCCTAAGAATGGAGCAAGGATCTGGAGGGCTGGTGCATGCAGTTGCTGTTTCTGTTGTGGAAGAGGAAAGGGCAGTGAGCAGCATTGAGGAAAGGTCACCGTCGTGGATATCTGCTGCTCTGACAGAGTGCATTGAGCAAgcaagagaagaggaagagaaagaaactcGAAAAACGGCTGAACTGGGTGTTACTGTGGAGGATGCAGTGGTAGCTGCTAAGACAGTGCCAGAGACTAGAAAGGATGTAAGTGATGACACCACAGCAAGTGAGCTGGAGCTAACCTCAGAAGCAGTGActgctctggagacagcagAAGCTTCCTGTGCTGAAGAAACAATGGAAGTGTCCCTTGCCGAGGAGACAACTGAGATGGTTTCTGCTGTTTCACAGTTGTTAGAAACCCCAGATACTACAGAGGAAGCTACACCTGTTCAAGAAGTAGAGGCCACTGAACAAAATTTGAAAGACTTGGACAAGCAGACACAAAAAGTTCTTCATGAAGTTGCTGAAAGAGTAAAATCAGATGTAGCACAGCTGGTTAGTGAAAGAGCCGTGACAGAAACTATAATTACAACAGTACAGGGACTGGAGTCAGAAGTGAAAGGCGATGCTAAAGATGGGAATATTGTAGGCCAGGAAACTGTTTTGCTTGAGCAGTCCTTGGAAAAAGAACACAAAGAGGatggcccccagccccagcaaaGTGCAGGGACCATTCAGGGCCAAAACAGAGTTGAAGAGAGTGTTTTACCTGAAGGCTCAGAGAAAAGTGAAATACCTTCTCCGATGGAAGAAAGCACAGAAGGACGTGAAAATGTAGAGGTATTGAGAGATGAAAGCCAGTGTCAGGCATATGAAAAAGCAGTTGTAGAAGaccataaagaaataaatgaagtgCCGAGGACAATAGAGGAACCTTTATCACATGACAAAGAGTTTCACAGCATCAAAGCCATCACTCCCAAGGAAGAGCTGTTTGCAAAGCAGGAGCCTTCAGAACAAGAGAAACTGCCCATAACAGAATTGACACTGGATGAGACAAGAGATAAATGTGCTCCAGAAGTAAAACCTGCA GTTCAGGACAAGACAGAGGATGAAATCTCATCCTTGGGGCTTACAGCTGAAGAGGCTGTGCAGCTTGAAGGAGAGGGCAGAATGCTCACTGTGGGACAAGAGTGCGCAGAAGCAGTTGTCACTGTGGTCCCtgctaaaaatgaaaaacaagatgGCGTTCCTGACTCAGAAGAGCCAGTTTGTACTGAAGGAGTTCCTAGCAGGACACCTGCCTTGAGAGAGGAAGATGCTGTGCTCAATGGAGTAAAAAGCACAGAAGTCACTGTTCCTGAGGTTCCACTGCAGAGCAAGGGAAAAACCTCTGCCCTTCCTTCAAAAACAGTTGGCTCAGAAGCAGCTGTGGACTCTGTGCCCATCCTAGAGCCACAATGCACTGAAACCCGCTCCAAGAGTGATGAAATCAAAGGTGGCAAAGTGGAAGGAGCTGTGCTCAAATCTGAAATGTGGCTGGAGAGCACTTCCACTTTTGCTGAGGCTCCTGTGCAGATTGAAGCAGATGGGACATCTGATTTAGCATCAGCATGCCCAGAGATTGTTGAAAATGGAAGTGCTGTTATTGCTGATACATATCCTAAGAAATATGAAACACTTAGCAACTTGGCTGGAAAAGAGACTGTGGGAAAACAACAAGAACTTGTAGAAACCTTGAACTGTCAAGGCTTCCAGAAAGAGGATAAGAAAAATGAGCAATTGATGGAAGGAGCCAAAGAAGTATTTGAAGATGGAAAACGGGAAGCTGTGAGACATGATGAATGTTCAACTGCTGTCCAGCAAGAGGAAGGCTCTGACTCAGCCTCCCCACAGGCTGAAAGCTCGGGGGCTCTGAAAACACctgtggctccagcagctgcagcaggtggaGAGCACGTCATGGCAGAAACTGCGACACCCGCAGACATGACAGCCAAAACTGTACAGCCCTTGGCAACCACACCAGAGCAAATGGCTTCTGAAGAGGTCCCAGTTTCTACTCTTGACTGTTCAGGCTATGAGACTGCAGAGCTTGGTAGTGTGGAGGCACCCAAGCCTAGAGTAACTTGTGCTTCCATGAACGGAGTGTCAGAGGAGGGAGAGATGCCCCAGAGCACTGGGCAAGCCGAACACAATGGTATTCCTTCCAGTCACAGTCTGTCTCCCAGCCATCCGGAATTTCAGAAGCACGTTGTTCAGTCTGTGATTATAGAGTCCCAGAGTACCAAAGTTGTATTGAATGCCATCCAGTCAGCTGTTCACAAACTTGCAGAAACAGAAGAGTTGGCTGCCCTTGAGTCAGAGCAGAGCATTAACTCCATAGGGAAAAGCCCATCAGATACGATCGTACCTGAACTTCTGGGAAGTATGCAGGTAGATCAACAGCTTCCAGTAAAAGAGGAAGAGATAAGAAGTAAAGAACAGGAGCTCAAGCAACCAGAACTAGTGAAAACTGCTACCTTAACTGAGTCTGCAGAAATTCatgcagctgtggaaaaaacaaaggaCATGCCTTTAACTTCTGAGATGCTGCAAGATGGACAAAGTCAGAATTCTTCAACAGTTGTGACAAGCCCTGAAGACATTTCAAGGGGAAGTGTGAGACTTCAGAAACCAGCACTAGAACAAAGTATTTCAGAAGATTCAACCAAAGACACCCTAGAGATACATGCACcaaaattaagggaaaaagaGGTTGGGTACATTACAGAAATCTCAGACCAACATACAGGACCGCAAATGTGCAGAGAAAGTGAAGAACAACCGTATCACCCACCAGTGGAAGATGGGAAAACACAAATGTGGGAGGATGACAGTTGCCAAGAAGGAACGTCTTGTGATAGACAAAGTCAGAACTCGGTGGCTCTGACGCCTTGA